The Streptomyces pactum genome contains a region encoding:
- a CDS encoding MerR family transcriptional regulator, with translation MTEQRQMQIGEVAERTGLSLRTIRHYEEVGLVIPSTRSKGGFRLYTEADLERLMVIRRMKPLDFSLEEMRDLLDITDRLATPDGSPTGEERERLRERLDSYRKVADARCETLRARLTMAEDFAATLQRRLEAESDRKLTQR, from the coding sequence ATGACGGAACAGCGGCAGATGCAGATCGGCGAGGTGGCCGAACGGACCGGTTTGTCGCTGCGCACCATCCGTCACTACGAAGAAGTCGGCCTCGTTATTCCCTCGACGCGCAGCAAGGGCGGCTTTCGCCTCTACACGGAGGCCGATCTCGAACGGCTCATGGTGATCCGCCGCATGAAGCCGCTCGATTTCTCCCTCGAGGAGATGCGGGACCTGCTGGACATCACCGACCGGCTCGCCACTCCCGACGGTTCGCCGACCGGCGAGGAGAGGGAGCGGTTGCGGGAGCGCCTGGACTCCTACCGGAAGGTGGCCGACGCGCGCTGCGAGACGCTGCGCGCGCGCCTGACGATGGCCGAGGACTTCGCCGCCACACTGCAGCGACGACTCGAGGCGGAGTCCGACAGGAAGCTGACCCAACGGTAG
- a CDS encoding STAS domain-containing protein — MHFTMRIDGTAARVTVHGDIDYTTLPTLRAAAAGLPPQVTELVWDLHDARFMDVAGLHLLFEQPSQGGSPRKTTVTNLAPQPLRLLVLATEVNPALELADLLPDTPPAASLDD; from the coding sequence ATGCACTTCACGATGCGCATCGACGGCACGGCCGCCCGGGTCACCGTGCACGGAGACATCGACTACACCACACTGCCCACGCTCCGTGCCGCCGCTGCTGGACTGCCGCCGCAGGTGACCGAGCTGGTCTGGGACCTGCATGACGCCCGCTTCATGGACGTCGCCGGTCTCCACCTGCTCTTCGAGCAGCCGTCGCAAGGAGGCTCGCCCCGCAAGACGACAGTGACCAACCTCGCGCCCCAGCCGCTGCGGCTGTTGGTCCTCGCCACCGAAGTGAACCCCGCCCTCGAACTCGCCGACCTGCTCCCCGACACACCCCCGGCCGCCTCGCTTGATGACTGA
- a CDS encoding STAS domain-containing protein → MTEGPSVVARVSGVCLTVQFGGDMDWRTAPYFRDRLLGEIARGPRCVVLDLSSVPFCDSAGVSVLLWAWRQVEGAGAVLVLACARPQVARTLTLTGVDSVLRMYGSVAEAQREMAVDG, encoded by the coding sequence ATGACCGAAGGTCCCTCAGTTGTTGCGAGGGTGTCGGGTGTATGCCTGACCGTGCAGTTCGGCGGGGACATGGACTGGCGGACCGCGCCGTATTTCCGTGACCGTCTTCTGGGCGAGATCGCCCGGGGTCCGCGATGTGTGGTGCTGGACCTGTCCTCGGTGCCGTTCTGCGATTCTGCCGGGGTGAGCGTGCTGCTGTGGGCCTGGCGCCAGGTGGAAGGGGCCGGGGCTGTGCTGGTACTCGCCTGCGCGCGCCCGCAAGTGGCGAGGACGCTGACCCTGACCGGGGTGGACAGCGTTCTGCGGATGTACGGCTCCGTCGCCGAGGCTCAGCGTGAGATGGCGGTCGACGGCTGA
- a CDS encoding SulP family inorganic anion transporter yields the protein MSSPLPQAPKLRLSKPDWLASPKVVRTEVLAGLVVALALIPEAISFSIIAGVDPAIGLFASFTMAVVISIVGGRKAMISAATGAVALVIAPLNHEYGLGYMIAAVILAGVFQVVLGALGVAKLMRFVPRSVMVGFVNALAILIFMAQVPEMHDVPWAVYPLIAAGLALMVFFPKVTKVIPAPLVSIVILTVITVGAGIAVPNVGDKGELPSSLPVPGLPDVPFTLDMLTTIAPYALAMALVGLMESLMTAKLVDDITDTHSGKTRESIGQGIANIVTGFFGGMGGCAMIGQTMINVKVSGARTRLSTFLAGVFLIILVVVFGPVVSDIPMAALVAVMIMVSVGTFDWHSIQPKTLKRSPVGETLVMVVTVACVVTTHNLAIGVVVGTIAAMIIFAKRVAHLANVSGVVDPDGKQVVYSVTGELFFASSNDLVYQFDYKDDPDDVVIDLSGTHIWDASSVAALDAIETKYAQRGKKVTIVGLNEPSAHMHQRLAGQLTGGH from the coding sequence ATGTCCTCACCGCTGCCCCAAGCTCCCAAGCTGCGCCTGTCCAAGCCGGACTGGCTCGCCTCCCCGAAGGTCGTGCGCACCGAGGTGCTGGCCGGGCTGGTCGTCGCCCTGGCGCTCATCCCGGAGGCGATCTCGTTCTCGATCATCGCCGGGGTCGACCCCGCGATCGGTCTGTTCGCTTCCTTCACGATGGCCGTCGTCATCTCCATCGTGGGCGGCCGCAAGGCAATGATCTCCGCCGCGACCGGTGCCGTCGCCCTGGTCATCGCGCCGCTCAACCACGAGTACGGCCTCGGCTACATGATCGCGGCAGTCATCCTGGCCGGCGTCTTCCAGGTGGTCCTCGGCGCACTCGGGGTCGCCAAGCTGATGCGGTTCGTGCCGCGCAGCGTCATGGTGGGCTTCGTCAACGCCCTGGCGATCCTGATCTTCATGGCCCAGGTACCCGAGATGCACGACGTGCCGTGGGCCGTCTACCCGCTCATCGCCGCCGGTCTGGCCCTCATGGTGTTCTTCCCGAAGGTCACCAAGGTGATCCCGGCCCCGCTGGTCTCCATCGTCATCCTGACCGTGATCACGGTGGGCGCGGGCATCGCCGTCCCCAACGTCGGCGACAAGGGCGAGCTGCCGTCCTCCCTGCCGGTCCCGGGCCTGCCGGACGTGCCGTTCACCCTGGACATGCTGACGACCATCGCCCCGTACGCGCTCGCCATGGCGCTGGTCGGTCTGATGGAGTCGCTGATGACCGCGAAGCTGGTCGACGACATCACCGACACCCACTCGGGCAAGACGCGCGAGTCCATCGGCCAGGGCATCGCCAACATCGTCACCGGTTTCTTCGGCGGCATGGGCGGCTGCGCCATGATCGGCCAGACCATGATCAACGTGAAGGTCTCGGGCGCCCGCACCCGCCTGTCCACCTTCCTGGCCGGTGTCTTCCTCATCATCCTGGTCGTCGTCTTCGGCCCCGTCGTCTCCGACATCCCCATGGCCGCCCTGGTCGCCGTCATGATCATGGTGTCGGTGGGCACGTTCGACTGGCATTCGATCCAGCCCAAGACCCTCAAGCGGTCGCCGGTGGGTGAGACCCTCGTCATGGTCGTCACCGTCGCGTGCGTGGTCACCACCCACAACCTGGCCATCGGCGTGGTCGTCGGAACCATCGCCGCGATGATCATCTTCGCCAAGCGGGTCGCGCACCTGGCCAACGTCTCCGGCGTGGTGGATCCGGACGGCAAGCAGGTCGTCTACTCGGTCACCGGTGAACTGTTCTTCGCCTCCTCCAACGACCTCGTCTACCAGTTCGACTACAAGGACGACCCGGACGACGTCGTCATCGACCTGTCCGGCACCCACATCTGGGACGCCTCGTCGGTCGCCGCCCTGGACGCGATCGAGACCAAGTACGCCCAGCGCGGCAAGAAGGTCACCATCGTGGGCCTGAACGAGCCCAGCGCCCACATGCACCAGCGCCTGGCCGGACAGCTCACCGGCGGGCACTGA